From a single Nocardioides panacis genomic region:
- a CDS encoding Ig-like domain-containing protein, producing MHLSRLVSGTSALAVAVAGATFVITSPAAQALQSAVPSNTAPAYQTNGNVSTIAYSKASDIVYIGGDFTSVRPPGAAPGTGEVARTRLAAFNASTGALITSFNHNVPASVKSLATNPDGSVLYVGGDFTTIDGTTRNRVAAFNTGTGALTSWNPSASNRVSAIAATASTVYLGGTFARVGGAAEQRVAAVTATTGAARTDFNVSADNLPYQMAVSPDGSRLYLAGSFLSLNGNTDYHAVGAVNATTGALLPFSAGSIIPPKSPACIVEARSVKTDADGTYFGVEGTGGGCFDGTFAVNDDGSLKWQSQCLGATQAVQPVKGDLYTGSHSHDCVQDQPGGASGLNDPDAFPEVGWSRGISRHLLSRSTTTGKLGNWYPNTNGGPNGQGLGPRSMASDGTQLFVGGEFTTVNGQAQQGFARFSPSTGDTAAPAAPTAPTAVARGGGRVSVFVQAPLDTDDTDLTISLYRDGGTTPIATKNVHALFWRDPVVGFTDNDLAVGSRHTYRVDAREVNGPNVGPKSAASNTVTVVSSAPSYAASVAASNPTSYWRLGDTHAPATADFSDQLEGGVTFGGVTFNQPGVTTDGDNAIVTDGSSGIVSSTDAMPSPSTFSVEAWFKTTSTSGGKIIGFGDRQQGYDFGGNPALSGSYDKQVYMTNDGRLVFGVYNGGADTLTTGGTKAYNDGAWHHVVGTQGPGGMALYVDGARSGRNGVTTNQSYPGYWRVGGDNLNGWPNQPSSNYFAGSIDEVATYDHAIPLTDVQAHYSASGRTLPPSNLPTDTYGRTVAGDSPSAYWRLDETSGTTAADSSDNGDTGTYVGGVTQGRPGALGGQGTAATFDGSTGNVTETSSRSGPSAFTAELWFNTDTQSGGKLIGFGDASTGLSGSYDKQVYMLNDGRLVFGNYNNGFDTIYSSRSYNDAAWHYLVVTQGPNGMTMYVDNAAIGTHPATTNQRYTGYWRAGGDNLAFWPDQPSSAYLAGTMDEVALYDAPLSADQINAHYIAAGRNGRDVTNPETAITSPHQGDVVTTGQVTVSATATDNVGVSQVDLQVDGTTVGTDTTAPYTFDWTATDGEHTLQTVAHDAAGNTGTSSVVQVTGTTPDTTDPTTSITSPADGATVSGPTTVTADAADNRGVTTVRLQVDGTTVDTSTTAPYTFTWNANDPGAHTLRTVASDAAGNTGTSAPVNVTVPVPADTTPPTAPTGLTATATSPTTVDLSWGASTDNRGVTGYQVVRGSTVVDTVTGRTYTDTGLTAGTSYSYVVRAVDAAGNVSGDSNTATVTTPDPNAALFSDTWSAADGSPWKAGWTTGQASGTVDTQAGQGRLAFTDVANAYARAQITGAPAQADTELLTSYQWSATTPGSYLNVYLRGSGGWQNAYRPRSGYGLELTSNSGTVVVRKNVASTTTNLASVPGGQAVTTAKQWLRIRVSGSTVQFRIWRDGTTEPTAWTGTYTDTSVTAPGQVFVSLVRGGTNSGVKSVSLDDLRLTQQ from the coding sequence ATGCATCTATCGCGCCTTGTCTCGGGGACCTCTGCGCTGGCCGTCGCGGTCGCCGGAGCCACCTTCGTCATCACCAGCCCAGCCGCGCAGGCGCTGCAGTCGGCGGTGCCGTCGAATACCGCGCCGGCCTATCAGACCAACGGCAACGTGTCGACGATCGCCTATTCCAAGGCCTCCGACATCGTCTACATCGGCGGTGACTTCACGAGTGTGCGGCCACCTGGCGCGGCGCCGGGGACCGGCGAGGTGGCGAGGACCCGCCTCGCGGCGTTCAACGCTTCGACCGGCGCCCTGATCACCAGCTTCAACCACAACGTGCCGGCCTCAGTGAAGTCGCTCGCGACCAACCCTGACGGGAGCGTCCTGTACGTCGGTGGCGACTTCACCACCATCGACGGGACCACCCGCAACCGCGTCGCTGCCTTCAACACCGGCACGGGCGCGCTCACGTCCTGGAACCCGAGTGCCAGCAACCGCGTCTCGGCGATCGCCGCCACCGCGTCGACCGTCTACCTCGGTGGCACCTTCGCCCGCGTGGGCGGGGCGGCCGAGCAGCGGGTGGCCGCCGTCACCGCGACGACCGGAGCGGCGCGCACCGACTTCAACGTCAGCGCAGACAACCTTCCCTACCAGATGGCCGTGTCGCCCGACGGATCCCGGTTGTACCTGGCGGGCTCGTTCCTCAGCCTCAACGGAAACACCGACTACCACGCCGTCGGCGCTGTGAACGCGACGACGGGTGCGCTCCTCCCCTTCAGCGCGGGTTCGATCATCCCGCCCAAGTCGCCCGCGTGCATCGTCGAGGCGAGGTCGGTCAAGACCGACGCCGACGGCACCTACTTCGGGGTCGAGGGAACCGGCGGCGGCTGCTTCGACGGCACGTTCGCGGTCAACGACGACGGCAGCCTCAAGTGGCAGAGCCAGTGCCTGGGTGCTACCCAGGCCGTGCAGCCCGTCAAGGGCGACCTCTACACCGGTTCACACTCGCACGACTGTGTCCAGGACCAGCCGGGCGGCGCCAGCGGGCTCAACGACCCGGACGCCTTTCCCGAGGTGGGGTGGTCCAGGGGGATCTCCCGGCACCTGCTCTCGCGCAGCACGACCACGGGCAAGCTGGGCAACTGGTACCCGAACACGAACGGTGGCCCGAACGGTCAGGGACTCGGCCCGCGCTCCATGGCGTCCGACGGAACGCAGCTGTTCGTCGGCGGTGAGTTCACGACCGTGAACGGCCAGGCGCAGCAGGGCTTCGCGCGCTTCTCGCCGTCGACCGGCGACACCGCGGCACCGGCAGCACCGACCGCGCCGACCGCGGTCGCCCGTGGCGGGGGCAGGGTCTCGGTCTTCGTGCAGGCGCCGCTCGACACCGACGACACCGACCTGACCATCTCGCTCTATCGCGATGGTGGCACCACACCGATCGCGACCAAGAACGTGCACGCACTGTTCTGGAGAGACCCGGTCGTCGGTTTCACCGACAACGACCTGGCCGTCGGCAGCAGGCACACCTACCGGGTCGACGCCCGCGAGGTCAACGGTCCCAACGTGGGCCCGAAGTCCGCGGCGAGCAACACGGTCACGGTCGTCTCCTCCGCGCCGTCCTACGCAGCCTCGGTGGCGGCAAGCAACCCGACGTCCTACTGGCGCCTGGGCGACACGCACGCGCCGGCCACCGCGGACTTCTCGGACCAGCTCGAGGGCGGTGTGACGTTCGGCGGCGTGACGTTCAACCAGCCGGGAGTCACCACTGACGGCGACAACGCCATCGTCACCGACGGGTCCAGCGGCATCGTGTCCTCCACGGACGCCATGCCGTCGCCGTCGACCTTCTCGGTCGAGGCCTGGTTCAAGACCACCTCGACGTCCGGTGGCAAGATCATCGGCTTCGGTGACCGTCAGCAGGGTTACGACTTCGGCGGCAACCCGGCGCTCAGCGGCAGCTACGACAAGCAGGTCTACATGACCAACGACGGACGGCTGGTCTTCGGCGTCTACAACGGCGGCGCGGACACCCTGACCACCGGCGGCACCAAGGCCTACAACGACGGCGCCTGGCACCACGTGGTGGGCACACAGGGACCGGGCGGCATGGCGTTGTACGTCGACGGCGCCCGCTCCGGCCGCAACGGGGTCACGACCAACCAGTCCTACCCGGGGTACTGGCGGGTCGGTGGCGACAACCTGAACGGCTGGCCGAACCAGCCGTCGAGCAACTACTTCGCCGGTTCGATCGACGAGGTGGCCACCTACGACCACGCGATCCCGCTGACGGACGTGCAGGCGCACTACTCCGCCTCGGGCCGCACGCTGCCGCCGTCCAACCTGCCAACCGACACCTACGGTCGCACGGTCGCGGGTGACTCGCCCAGCGCCTACTGGCGCCTGGACGAGACGTCCGGCACCACGGCCGCGGACTCCTCGGACAACGGTGACACCGGGACCTACGTCGGCGGCGTGACGCAGGGACGGCCCGGCGCTCTCGGCGGCCAGGGCACGGCCGCGACGTTCGACGGCTCGACGGGCAACGTGACCGAGACCAGTTCGCGGAGCGGTCCGTCGGCCTTCACCGCGGAGCTGTGGTTCAACACGGACACGCAGTCCGGCGGCAAGCTGATCGGCTTCGGCGACGCGTCCACCGGTCTGAGCGGGAGCTACGACAAGCAGGTCTACATGCTCAACGACGGTCGTCTCGTGTTCGGCAACTACAACAACGGCTTCGACACCATCTACTCCTCGAGGAGCTACAACGACGCCGCCTGGCACTACCTCGTCGTCACTCAGGGGCCGAATGGCATGACGATGTACGTCGACAACGCCGCGATCGGCACGCACCCCGCGACGACCAACCAGCGCTACACCGGCTACTGGCGTGCGGGTGGGGACAACCTCGCCTTCTGGCCGGACCAGCCGTCGAGCGCATACCTCGCCGGCACGATGGACGAGGTGGCCCTCTACGACGCTCCTCTGTCGGCGGACCAGATCAATGCCCACTACATCGCAGCCGGCCGGAACGGCCGCGACGTCACCAACCCCGAGACGGCCATCACCTCACCCCACCAGGGTGACGTCGTCACCACCGGGCAGGTGACCGTGTCGGCCACAGCGACGGACAACGTGGGTGTCAGCCAGGTGGACCTGCAGGTCGACGGCACCACGGTAGGCACCGACACCACGGCCCCCTACACGTTCGATTGGACGGCCACGGATGGCGAGCACACCTTGCAGACCGTCGCGCACGACGCGGCCGGCAACACGGGCACCTCATCCGTCGTCCAGGTGACCGGGACGACCCCGGACACCACGGACCCCACCACCTCGATCACCTCCCCGGCCGACGGGGCGACGGTGTCCGGTCCCACGACCGTGACCGCGGACGCAGCCGACAACCGGGGGGTCACCACGGTGCGACTGCAGGTGGACGGCACCACGGTGGACACCTCCACCACTGCCCCGTACACCTTCACCTGGAACGCGAACGATCCCGGGGCGCACACCCTCCGGACCGTCGCTTCCGACGCGGCCGGGAACACCGGCACCTCGGCACCGGTGAACGTCACGGTGCCCGTGCCTGCCGACACCACGCCGCCGACGGCCCCCACCGGGCTGACAGCCACCGCGACCAGCCCGACGACGGTCGACCTCTCGTGGGGCGCGTCGACGGACAACCGTGGGGTCACCGGCTACCAGGTCGTCCGGGGCAGCACGGTGGTGGACACGGTCACCGGCCGGACCTACACCGACACCGGTCTGACAGCTGGCACCAGCTACTCCTACGTGGTCCGGGCGGTCGACGCAGCGGGCAACGTCAGCGGGGACAGCAACACGGCCACGGTGACGACGCCGGACCCGAACGCGGCACTGTTCAGCGACACGTGGTCCGCGGCTGACGGCAGCCCGTGGAAGGCGGGGTGGACGACCGGCCAGGCAAGCGGGACGGTCGACACGCAGGCCGGCCAGGGACGGCTCGCGTTCACCGACGTGGCCAACGCCTACGCGCGGGCGCAGATCACCGGCGCACCGGCGCAGGCGGACACGGAGCTCCTGACGTCGTACCAGTGGAGTGCGACGACCCCGGGCAGCTACCTGAACGTCTACCTCCGCGGGTCCGGTGGCTGGCAGAACGCCTACCGCCCCCGGAGCGGGTACGGGCTCGAGCTGACGTCGAACAGCGGGACGGTCGTCGTCCGGAAGAATGTGGCCTCGACCACCACGAACCTGGCCTCGGTGCCCGGTGGTCAGGCGGTCACGACCGCCAAGCAGTGGCTGCGGATCCGGGTCAGCGGCTCCACGGTCCAGTTCCGGATCTGGCGGGACGGCACCACGGAGCCGACGGCCTGGACGGGTACCTACACCGACACCTCGGTGACCGCTCCGGGACAGGTCTTCGTCTCGCTCGTCCGGGGCGGAACCAACTCCGGCGTCAAGTCGGTGTCCCTGGACGACCTGCGGCTTACCCAGCAGTGA
- a CDS encoding DUF5335 family protein, translating into MAETSTTDRQRWVEGLDRLTKDREGQDVTIEVLDRSFGDQAEAERLPFAYASYDPKDDVVIVAVGGSSSSYPVVLRHMVPHPSEVDIDLDAGAFRAVDQDGTATIVSFFAPAGG; encoded by the coding sequence ATGGCAGAGACCTCGACGACCGACCGCCAACGCTGGGTGGAGGGTTTGGACCGGCTGACGAAGGACCGCGAGGGACAGGACGTCACGATCGAGGTCCTCGACCGTTCGTTCGGCGACCAGGCGGAGGCCGAGCGCCTGCCGTTCGCGTACGCGTCGTACGACCCCAAGGACGACGTGGTGATCGTGGCCGTGGGCGGGAGCTCCTCGAGCTACCCCGTCGTGCTCCGTCACATGGTCCCGCACCCGAGCGAGGTCGACATCGACCTGGACGCGGGCGCCTTTCGAGCCGTCGATCAGGACGGCACCGCGACGATCGTGAGCTTCTTCGCCCCGGCGGGCGGCTGA
- a CDS encoding DUF1931 family protein has product MELFGVARFERFFRAAAGLHADKDDLRRFDDFVNNKIYDLLLRGQANAKSNGRDVIEPQDLPITKGLQESIHAFEAIDQEVSLEAILEQLTRRPPLDVTYSDEAQAKLPLVAGGLGVALARTFPILEEGLVNPQTEHWDRAIRIFDLLL; this is encoded by the coding sequence ATGGAGCTCTTCGGCGTCGCCCGCTTCGAACGCTTCTTCCGCGCGGCCGCCGGTCTCCACGCCGACAAGGACGACCTGCGCCGCTTCGACGACTTCGTGAACAACAAGATCTACGACCTCCTGCTGCGCGGGCAGGCGAACGCGAAGTCGAACGGCCGCGACGTGATCGAGCCGCAGGACCTGCCGATCACCAAGGGGCTCCAGGAGTCCATCCACGCCTTCGAGGCCATCGATCAGGAGGTGTCGCTGGAGGCGATCCTTGAGCAGCTCACCAGGCGCCCGCCGCTCGATGTGACCTACAGCGACGAGGCCCAGGCGAAGCTCCCGCTGGTCGCGGGCGGGCTGGGCGTCGCCCTCGCGCGGACGTTCCCGATCCTCGAGGAGGGCCTGGTGAACCCGCAGACCGAGCACTGGGACCGCGCCATCCGGATCTTCGACCTCCTGCTCTAG
- a CDS encoding SDR family oxidoreductase: protein MARVAVVGGRGKVARHLHPLLVRAGHTPVALVRNEAYRSELEELGAEVRLLDIERSTAEDFARAFDGCRAVVFAAGAGPDGKVERKRTVDLEGSLKSIEGAQGARIRRFVQVSAMAVDDPVPADATPVWRAYIEAKREADEALRSSGLDWTILRPGWLTDDPSGRRVAIGRDVPEGDISRDDVAAVIVAVLENDGTISKQWEVVQDGLPIVESIALAMLTDAAPGAAWAGRD, encoded by the coding sequence ATGGCCAGAGTCGCTGTTGTCGGAGGCCGCGGGAAGGTGGCACGCCACCTCCATCCCCTGCTGGTCCGGGCCGGCCACACACCGGTCGCGCTTGTCCGCAACGAGGCCTACCGCTCTGAGCTCGAGGAGCTGGGCGCCGAGGTCCGCCTGCTCGACATCGAGAGGTCCACGGCGGAGGACTTCGCGCGCGCCTTCGACGGTTGCCGGGCCGTGGTGTTCGCCGCTGGAGCCGGCCCCGACGGCAAGGTCGAGCGCAAGCGCACGGTCGATCTCGAGGGTTCGCTGAAGTCGATCGAGGGGGCCCAGGGCGCTCGTATCCGGCGGTTCGTCCAGGTCTCTGCGATGGCCGTCGACGACCCGGTTCCCGCAGATGCGACACCGGTATGGCGCGCCTACATCGAGGCGAAGCGCGAGGCGGACGAGGCGCTGCGGTCCAGCGGACTCGACTGGACCATCCTGCGGCCCGGGTGGCTGACCGACGACCCGAGCGGGCGCCGGGTCGCCATCGGGCGAGACGTCCCGGAGGGCGACATCTCGCGCGACGACGTCGCGGCGGTGATCGTCGCCGTCCTGGAGAACGACGGGACGATCAGCAAGCAGTGGGAGGTGGTCCAGGACGGCCTGCCGATCGTGGAGTCGATCGCCCTGGCCATGCTGACCGACGCGGCACCCGGCGCCGCATGGGCCGGGAGGGACTAG
- a CDS encoding CsbD family protein encodes MGDRAKHLGQNLGGHAKELAGRARRDKPLESEGKRERRLVQLKTAGDHLKKAFKR; translated from the coding sequence ATGGGTGACCGGGCCAAGCACCTGGGTCAGAACCTCGGTGGCCACGCGAAAGAGCTTGCCGGTCGCGCTCGTCGCGACAAGCCACTCGAGAGCGAAGGCAAGCGCGAGCGGCGATTGGTGCAGCTCAAGACGGCCGGCGACCACCTCAAGAAGGCGTTCAAGAGGTAG
- a CDS encoding response regulator gives MKKQHERDVRELTGLLREPTSTVLRVSDDVRGRAVYFSKQAVVRALLEGQRFPDFSLDDESHGEELPIQRRSERLTTVDHREFRRLKDGLFINLPPASSAELSVAASKLRSRLASSAMFGAVEVETTEDPDQLLVAMVRYRPGTPVAQVSSYLEAVWVSELRLPGLDADDDPDLLDLFTRQLSRAGYLVLSASDGEQALQLIRKDLPDLAVLDVMMPKVTGLEVLWRLRADRATAKMLIVLLSAGRFGPAAAADDYLVKPAPRGELVRRVDALFNRPQLPQHATASD, from the coding sequence TTGAAGAAGCAGCACGAGCGAGACGTCCGGGAGCTGACCGGCTTGCTGCGCGAGCCGACGAGCACCGTACTCCGCGTTTCCGACGACGTCCGGGGTCGGGCGGTCTACTTCAGCAAACAAGCCGTTGTCCGGGCCCTCCTGGAAGGGCAGCGGTTCCCCGACTTCAGCCTGGACGACGAATCGCATGGAGAAGAGTTGCCGATCCAACGTCGTTCCGAGAGGCTCACAACTGTGGACCACAGAGAGTTCAGGCGACTCAAGGACGGATTGTTCATCAACTTGCCGCCAGCAAGCAGCGCGGAACTCAGCGTTGCTGCGTCCAAGCTCCGTTCCCGGCTGGCGTCGAGCGCGATGTTCGGTGCTGTCGAGGTGGAGACGACTGAGGATCCGGACCAGCTGCTGGTCGCCATGGTCCGCTACCGGCCAGGAACGCCCGTGGCGCAGGTGTCGAGCTACCTGGAGGCGGTGTGGGTTTCCGAGTTGCGCTTGCCAGGTCTAGACGCTGATGACGATCCCGACCTCCTTGATCTCTTCACACGACAGTTGTCCCGGGCCGGTTATCTGGTTCTCAGCGCCTCCGACGGGGAACAAGCTCTCCAACTGATTCGCAAGGATTTGCCCGACCTAGCGGTACTGGACGTGATGATGCCCAAGGTCACCGGATTGGAAGTGCTTTGGCGGCTCCGTGCGGACCGTGCAACGGCGAAGATGCTGATCGTCTTGCTCAGCGCTGGACGGTTCGGGCCAGCCGCCGCAGCCGACGACTACCTGGTCAAACCAGCTCCGCGAGGAGAGCTCGTACGACGAGTAGATGCCTTGTTCAACCGCCCGCAGCTGCCACAGCACGCGACGGCATCTGACTAG
- a CDS encoding universal stress protein → MSGRVVVGYHGGATGRDALAFGTQWAVTSGDTMVVVTVHPGAAPAGLARVDAEWAAYERSAAQDLIDEAKGLVDPSIGAEYHRVDAGSAAHGLSDLVEPDSDDRSLLVLGSRRDRKMRRTFPGSTAERLLHGTAAPVVVVPWGYGHVEKKRLERVAVAFVDTPDGQVAFAHAVRIAQHLGASLTVLTVVPDTRVVPGLGESRQFSSEQRKGYQASLDAVLATAPAGLAVSGRVLDGPVVDALGDLSLDDYDLLVVGSRSYGPVRRVLLGGVSSRVVRHAKVPVVVAPRGD, encoded by the coding sequence ATGAGCGGACGGGTGGTCGTCGGCTACCACGGCGGCGCCACCGGCCGGGACGCGCTGGCGTTCGGCACCCAGTGGGCCGTCACCAGCGGGGACACGATGGTGGTGGTCACGGTCCACCCCGGCGCCGCGCCGGCCGGCCTGGCCCGGGTGGACGCCGAGTGGGCGGCCTACGAGCGGTCCGCGGCCCAGGACCTCATCGACGAGGCGAAGGGCCTGGTGGACCCCTCGATCGGTGCGGAGTACCACCGCGTCGACGCCGGCTCCGCGGCCCACGGCCTCTCGGACCTGGTCGAGCCGGACAGCGACGACCGCTCCCTGCTGGTGCTCGGCTCCCGGCGCGACCGGAAGATGCGACGTACCTTCCCGGGCAGCACGGCCGAGCGGCTGCTGCACGGTACGGCGGCCCCGGTGGTCGTCGTGCCCTGGGGCTACGGTCACGTCGAGAAGAAGAGGCTGGAGCGCGTCGCGGTGGCGTTCGTCGACACCCCGGACGGGCAGGTCGCCTTCGCGCACGCCGTCCGGATCGCCCAGCACCTGGGCGCCTCGCTGACCGTGCTCACCGTCGTGCCGGACACCCGCGTGGTGCCCGGCCTGGGGGAGTCCCGGCAGTTCTCCTCCGAACAGCGCAAGGGCTACCAGGCCAGCCTGGACGCCGTGCTGGCGACCGCGCCGGCCGGGCTGGCCGTCTCCGGACGGGTGCTCGACGGGCCGGTCGTGGACGCGCTCGGCGACCTGTCGCTGGACGACTACGACCTGCTCGTGGTCGGCTCGCGCAGCTACGGGCCGGTGCGCCGGGTGCTGCTGGGCGGGGTCTCCTCGCGCGTCGTACGCCACGCCAAGGTGCCCGTGGTGGTCGCCCCCCGCGGCGACTGA
- a CDS encoding amino acid permease, whose amino-acid sequence MNLPGGIWSTRDASDLVSDTEDSEHSLQRSISSVGLTAMGVGAIIGTGIFVVIGEGAKAAGPAVILAFVLAAVTCLFSALSYAELAAAVPVSGSAYTYSYATMGELVAFIIGWDLILEYGVSVAAVAVGWGGNVNAFLDSAFGVRIPDAISTSPEDGGVFNLPAVFIVMAITFLLIRGTRESAKANLIMVGIKIAILVFFIIAALTSFDPNNFQDFSPHGTSGITTAAGLIFFAYIGFDAVATGSEESNNPGKDLPKAIVGSLVISTLLYILVAVAAVGVAPISTMTDSKNSDAPLSAALEAGTGLSWASALLSLGALIAITSVVLVILYGQTRIFFAMCRDGLLPRSFAVIHPRYGTPARLTLSFGILISILAALVPLSEIVKLVNIGTLFAFVLVNIGVIILRRTKPDMERPFRTPFVPVFPIIGVLLCLYLMTDLPGTTWIRFVVWLVVGLLIYVFYSYGHSRLRTRDRDQSGTAA is encoded by the coding sequence ATGAACCTGCCTGGTGGTATCTGGTCGACACGTGACGCGTCCGACCTGGTCTCGGACACCGAGGACTCCGAACACTCGCTGCAGCGCTCCATCAGCTCGGTCGGACTGACCGCGATGGGGGTCGGTGCGATCATCGGCACCGGCATCTTCGTGGTCATCGGCGAGGGCGCGAAGGCGGCCGGACCCGCGGTCATCCTGGCGTTCGTGCTGGCGGCGGTGACCTGCCTGTTCTCGGCGCTGTCCTACGCCGAGCTGGCCGCAGCGGTGCCGGTCTCCGGCAGCGCCTACACCTACTCCTACGCCACGATGGGCGAGCTGGTCGCCTTCATCATCGGCTGGGACCTGATCCTCGAGTACGGCGTCTCGGTGGCCGCGGTCGCGGTCGGCTGGGGCGGCAACGTCAACGCGTTCCTCGACTCCGCGTTCGGGGTGCGCATCCCCGACGCGATCTCCACCTCGCCCGAGGACGGCGGCGTCTTCAACCTGCCGGCGGTCTTCATCGTCATGGCCATCACGTTCCTGCTGATCCGGGGCACCCGGGAGAGCGCCAAGGCGAACCTGATCATGGTCGGCATCAAGATCGCGATCCTGGTGTTCTTCATCATCGCCGCGCTGACCTCGTTCGACCCGAACAACTTCCAGGACTTCTCGCCGCACGGGACCAGCGGCATCACCACCGCGGCCGGCCTGATCTTCTTCGCCTACATCGGCTTCGACGCCGTGGCGACCGGCTCCGAGGAGTCGAACAACCCCGGCAAGGACCTGCCCAAGGCGATCGTCGGGTCGCTGGTGATCTCCACGCTGCTCTACATCCTGGTCGCCGTCGCCGCGGTCGGCGTCGCCCCGATCAGCACGATGACCGACTCCAAGAACTCCGACGCGCCGCTGTCGGCCGCGCTCGAGGCCGGCACCGGGCTCAGCTGGGCCTCCGCGCTGCTCTCGCTCGGCGCGCTGATCGCGATCACCAGCGTGGTCCTGGTGATCCTCTACGGGCAGACCCGGATCTTCTTCGCGATGTGCCGCGACGGTCTGCTGCCGCGGAGCTTCGCGGTGATCCACCCGCGCTACGGCACGCCCGCGCGCCTGACGCTGTCCTTCGGCATCCTGATCTCGATCCTGGCGGCGCTCGTGCCGCTCTCGGAGATCGTCAAGCTGGTCAACATCGGCACGCTGTTCGCGTTCGTGCTGGTCAACATCGGCGTGATCATCCTGCGGCGCACCAAGCCGGACATGGAGCGCCCGTTCCGCACCCCGTTCGTACCGGTGTTCCCGATCATCGGCGTGCTGCTCTGCCTCTACCTGATGACCGACCTGCCGGGCACCACCTGGATCCGGTTCGTGGTCTGGCTGGTCGTCGGCCTGCTGATCTACGTGTTCTACAGCTACGGCCACTCCCGGCTGCGCACCCGCGACCGGGACCAGTCCGGGACCGCCGCATGA
- a CDS encoding amidohydrolase family protein translates to MAEPVVDADVPGWWTALGIPGLFDVHVHFLPPPILRKVREQFDRAGPLIGREWPLEYRGDDDERVGQLRALGVRHFSSLPYAHRPGIAAYLNEWSAQFAAGTPECLSSATFYPEPGAGAYVAELVAAGTQVFKVHVQVGDFDLLDPLIDDAWGTLAEAGTPVVVHASGGPVGNDHTGPAPMRKLMERHPTLTAVIAHMGAPEYTGFLAVAEDFERVRLDTTMAFTDFFEEMAAFPRDLLPRLSDLQDRILLGSDFPNIPYPYAHQLAALERLGLGEDWLRAVCWDNGHRLFSGDDARN, encoded by the coding sequence TTGGCTGAGCCGGTCGTCGACGCCGACGTCCCCGGCTGGTGGACCGCGCTGGGGATCCCGGGTCTCTTCGACGTCCACGTGCACTTCCTGCCGCCGCCGATCCTGCGCAAGGTCCGCGAGCAGTTCGACAGGGCCGGCCCGCTGATCGGCCGGGAGTGGCCGCTGGAGTACCGCGGCGACGACGACGAGCGGGTCGGGCAGCTCCGCGCGCTCGGCGTGCGGCACTTCTCGTCGCTGCCCTACGCGCACCGGCCGGGCATCGCGGCGTACCTCAACGAGTGGTCGGCGCAGTTCGCCGCCGGCACCCCGGAGTGCCTGTCCTCGGCGACGTTCTACCCCGAGCCGGGCGCCGGGGCGTACGTCGCGGAGCTGGTCGCCGCGGGCACCCAGGTGTTCAAGGTGCACGTCCAGGTCGGCGACTTCGACCTCCTGGACCCGCTCATCGACGACGCCTGGGGCACGCTCGCGGAGGCCGGCACGCCGGTCGTCGTGCACGCCAGCGGGGGACCGGTGGGCAACGACCACACCGGCCCCGCCCCGATGCGGAAGCTGATGGAGCGGCACCCGACGCTGACCGCCGTGATCGCGCACATGGGCGCACCGGAGTACACCGGCTTCCTCGCGGTCGCCGAGGACTTCGAGCGGGTGCGGCTCGACACGACGATGGCGTTCACCGACTTCTTCGAGGAGATGGCGGCGTTCCCGCGGGACCTGCTGCCCCGGCTGAGCGACCTGCAGGACCGGATCCTGCTCGGCTCGGACTTCCCGAACATTCCCTATCCCTACGCCCACCAGCTCGCCGCCCTGGAGCGGCTGGGGCTCGGCGAGGACTGGCTGCGCGCGGTCTGCTGGGACAACGGTCACCGGCTGTTCTCCGGGGACGACGCGCGGAATTAA
- the smpB gene encoding SsrA-binding protein SmpB, protein MVKQEGHKLVAQNKKARHDYLIEDTYEAGMVLQGTEVKSLRAGRASLVDGFVEIDGHEAWLHGVHIPEYTQGTWTNHPARRKRKLLLNRAEIDKIERRVTERGLTIVPLSLYFKDGRAKVEIALAKGKKTYDKRHALAERQANREAEQALGRRLKGRNVG, encoded by the coding sequence ATGGTCAAGCAGGAGGGGCACAAGCTCGTCGCGCAGAACAAGAAGGCGCGCCACGACTACCTCATCGAGGACACCTACGAGGCCGGCATGGTCCTCCAGGGCACCGAGGTGAAGTCGTTGCGGGCCGGTCGCGCGTCCCTCGTCGACGGGTTCGTCGAGATCGACGGCCACGAGGCGTGGCTGCACGGCGTGCACATCCCGGAGTACACCCAGGGCACCTGGACCAATCACCCGGCCCGCCGCAAGCGCAAGCTGCTGCTGAACCGCGCCGAGATCGACAAGATCGAGCGCCGGGTCACCGAGCGCGGCCTGACCATCGTGCCGCTGTCGCTGTACTTCAAGGACGGCCGCGCCAAGGTCGAGATCGCCCTGGCCAAGGGCAAGAAGACCTATGACAAGCGGCACGCGCTGGCGGAGCGTCAGGCCAACCGGGAGGCGGAGCAGGCGCTGGGCCGCCGGCTCAAGGGCCGCAACGTTGGCTGA